In one Dermatophilaceae bacterium Sec6.4 genomic region, the following are encoded:
- the argJ gene encoding bifunctional glutamate N-acetyltransferase/amino-acid acetyltransferase ArgJ — protein MSVTAPAGFRASGVTAGLKPSGTPDVALVVNDGPEHHAAAVFTSNRVEAAPVTWSRQVLSDARADAVILNSGGANAITGGAGFADTHRTAEATADALGVSAGDVVVCSTGLIGERLPMDKLLSGVAEAAAALHAAGGTAAATAIMTTDTRSKEALVERAGWSVGGMAKGAGMLAPALATMLVVLTTDAVVDPTELDGALRSATELTFDRIDSDGCQSTNDTVLLMASGASGVRVQRSELVGALTECCADLARQLIADAEGARHDISIEVTSAACTADALEVARSIARNNLFKCAIFGNDPNWGRVLAAVGTTRAAFEPADLDVWMNGVQVCRNCGVGDDRAAVDLSGREVQVVVALHAGEAAATIWTNDLTHDYVHENSAYST, from the coding sequence GTGAGCGTCACCGCGCCAGCAGGTTTCCGCGCGAGCGGGGTCACCGCTGGTCTCAAACCCAGTGGCACGCCGGACGTTGCCCTCGTAGTGAACGACGGGCCGGAGCATCACGCTGCAGCCGTGTTCACCAGCAACCGGGTGGAGGCGGCGCCGGTCACGTGGAGTCGGCAGGTCCTGTCCGATGCTCGCGCCGACGCAGTGATCCTGAACTCCGGTGGTGCCAACGCGATCACCGGTGGTGCGGGGTTTGCTGATACCCATCGCACAGCAGAGGCCACCGCAGATGCGCTCGGAGTCTCTGCGGGCGATGTGGTGGTGTGCTCCACCGGGCTGATCGGGGAACGGCTGCCGATGGACAAGCTGCTGAGCGGCGTCGCAGAGGCGGCAGCAGCGCTGCACGCTGCCGGCGGAACGGCAGCCGCCACTGCAATCATGACGACCGACACCCGCTCCAAGGAAGCGCTCGTAGAGCGAGCGGGCTGGTCGGTCGGCGGAATGGCCAAGGGCGCCGGCATGTTGGCACCGGCGCTCGCCACCATGCTCGTGGTCCTGACCACCGACGCCGTCGTGGACCCGACCGAGCTCGACGGCGCGCTGCGATCCGCGACTGAACTGACCTTCGACCGGATTGATTCAGACGGTTGCCAGTCGACCAATGACACCGTCCTGCTGATGGCATCCGGCGCATCGGGCGTGCGCGTGCAACGTTCGGAGTTGGTGGGCGCACTCACCGAATGCTGCGCGGACCTGGCCCGCCAGCTCATCGCGGACGCGGAGGGTGCCCGTCATGACATCAGCATCGAAGTCACCTCCGCCGCCTGCACGGCCGACGCGCTGGAAGTGGCCCGGTCCATTGCCCGCAACAACCTCTTCAAGTGCGCGATCTTCGGTAACGACCCGAACTGGGGCCGGGTGCTGGCTGCCGTCGGCACGACGCGGGCAGCGTTTGAACCGGCCGATCTGGATGTCTGGATGAACGGTGTACAGGTCTGTCGCAACTGCGGCGTGGGGGATGACCGCGCGGCAGTCGATCTGAGCGGCCGAGAGGTGCAGGTCGTCGTGGCGCTCCACGCGGGAGAAGCCGCCGCGACCATCTGGACCAACGACCTCACGCACGACTACGTGCACGAGAACTCGGCGTACAGCACATGA
- a CDS encoding arginine repressor (regulates arginine biosynthesis when complexed with arginine by binding at site that overlap the promotors of the arginine biosynthesis genes) encodes MIPATRTARQQLVADIISSELIRSQSELADHLAGNGVEVTQATLSRDLLQLRAEKVRHGSQLVYALPGEVGDDRVRPSPGDTQLSDRLRRICAELLVSAQVSENLVVLRTPPGAANYLASAIDHSLPADVVGTVAGDDTVLVVASSAQSAPAAARALLAAARYTDLVRDEGGLPE; translated from the coding sequence ATGATTCCCGCCACGCGGACGGCGAGGCAGCAGCTCGTCGCCGACATCATCAGCTCTGAGCTGATCCGGTCGCAGTCCGAGCTGGCCGATCACCTCGCGGGTAACGGCGTCGAGGTCACTCAGGCCACCTTGTCCAGAGACCTGCTGCAGTTGCGCGCCGAGAAGGTGCGCCACGGATCGCAGCTGGTCTACGCGCTGCCCGGTGAGGTGGGCGACGACCGGGTTCGACCATCACCTGGTGACACCCAGCTGAGCGATCGGCTGCGCCGTATCTGCGCCGAACTACTGGTCAGTGCGCAGGTGTCGGAGAACCTCGTGGTCCTGCGCACCCCACCGGGTGCTGCGAACTACCTCGCCAGTGCCATCGACCATTCGCTCCCGGCCGACGTTGTGGGCACCGTCGCGGGCGACGACACTGTGCTCGTGGTAGCCAGTTCGGCCCAGAGTGCCCCGGCCGCTGCGCGCGCGCTGCTCGCTGCGGCCCGTTACACCGATCTCGTACGTGATGAAGGAGGACTCCCCGAATGA
- a CDS encoding acetylornithine transaminase, translating to MSAQQDLLTRYEASMLNVFGTPPLVLTHGDGCYVWDADGHRYLDLVGGIAVNVLGHGHPALVAAVSKQAAEAIHISNLFASPVQIELAEALLTVAQAPQGSRVFFGNSGAEAIEAAIKLARRTGRTGIVAAEGAFHGRTTGALALTHKEAYRSPFEPLMPGVTHVPYGDVDALAARVDHTTGAVVLESVQGEAGVIVPDAGYLQAAREITTAAGALLILDEIQSGMGRTGAWFAYQHSGVVPDAITVAKGLGGGVPIGALVTYGERVSQLLQPGQHGSTFGGNPLAAAAGLAVLATIQEQGLLRHAELVGAHLTQRLTDHPPAGVSGVRGLGLMAAITLQHPIAPAVAGAARAAGFIVNPVAPNALRLVPPLILTVGQLDTFLDALPQLMSEATS from the coding sequence ATGAGCGCGCAGCAGGATCTGCTGACCCGCTACGAGGCGAGCATGCTGAACGTCTTCGGCACCCCACCGTTGGTACTCACCCACGGTGATGGTTGTTACGTCTGGGACGCGGACGGTCATCGTTACCTGGACCTGGTCGGCGGTATCGCGGTCAATGTGCTCGGGCACGGGCACCCCGCGCTGGTCGCAGCCGTGTCCAAGCAGGCAGCTGAAGCAATCCACATCTCCAACCTCTTCGCCTCACCGGTCCAGATCGAACTGGCGGAGGCTTTGCTGACTGTGGCGCAGGCGCCCCAGGGGTCGAGGGTGTTCTTCGGTAACTCAGGGGCCGAGGCCATCGAGGCTGCCATCAAGCTCGCCCGACGCACCGGGCGCACCGGCATCGTTGCGGCCGAAGGCGCCTTCCACGGTCGCACCACGGGCGCCTTGGCACTGACGCACAAGGAGGCTTATCGCAGCCCCTTCGAGCCGCTGATGCCAGGCGTTACGCATGTTCCCTACGGTGACGTGGATGCACTCGCAGCCCGGGTGGACCACACGACCGGTGCTGTCGTTCTGGAGTCCGTCCAGGGTGAGGCGGGCGTCATCGTCCCTGACGCCGGTTATCTGCAGGCCGCGCGGGAGATCACGACGGCGGCCGGAGCGCTGCTGATTCTCGACGAGATCCAGTCGGGCATGGGCCGCACCGGTGCATGGTTCGCCTACCAGCACAGCGGCGTCGTTCCTGACGCCATCACAGTCGCAAAGGGGCTCGGTGGCGGGGTGCCGATCGGGGCCCTGGTGACGTATGGCGAGCGGGTGTCGCAGCTGTTGCAACCCGGCCAGCACGGTTCGACCTTCGGCGGTAATCCGTTGGCAGCGGCAGCAGGTTTGGCCGTGCTGGCGACCATCCAGGAGCAGGGGCTGCTGCGCCACGCCGAACTGGTCGGCGCGCACCTGACCCAGCGACTGACCGACCATCCGCCTGCCGGAGTGTCCGGTGTCCGCGGCCTGGGTCTGATGGCGGCGATCACCTTGCAACACCCCATTGCACCCGCGGTTGCGGGTGCTGCCCGGGCGGCGGGATTCATCGTCAACCCGGTGGCGCCGAACGCCCTGCGATTGGTGCCACCGCTGATTCTGACCGTCGGACAGCTCGACACCTTCCTGGACGCGCTGCCGCAACTGATGAGCGAGGCCACTTCATGA
- the argC gene encoding N-acetyl-gamma-glutamyl-phosphate reductase, whose protein sequence is MLRVAVAGASGYAGGEILRLLLGHPQVQIGALTAASSAGDRLGVHHPHLTPLAERVLAPTSVEQLRGHDVIFLALPHGASAQLAGQLDVNDMNDMNNMDDVLIIDCGADFRLTEAAAWEHFYGSPHAGSWDYGLPELWLRDCDLPDAKQRAQLLAERRIAVPGCYPTACALALAPVFVTRLAQPRDVVIVAASGTSGAGKSVAPHLLGSQVMGAMSPYGVGGGHRHTPEIEQSLSNAAGEAVTVSFTPTLAPMPRGILATCTAPLADGATAAQVRVAYQRAYDDEQFVQLLPEGSWPSTGAVLGSNNVQLQVVVDERVGRIIAVAAIDNLTKGTGGAAVQCMNIALGLPESAGLPTAGVAP, encoded by the coding sequence ATGCTCAGGGTTGCGGTAGCGGGAGCCAGTGGATACGCCGGTGGCGAGATCCTCCGGTTGCTACTCGGGCACCCTCAGGTCCAGATCGGTGCCCTGACTGCTGCATCGTCTGCGGGGGATCGCCTCGGTGTGCATCACCCGCATCTGACGCCATTGGCGGAGCGGGTGCTGGCGCCGACGTCGGTGGAACAACTGCGAGGTCACGATGTGATCTTTCTGGCTCTGCCGCACGGCGCATCTGCTCAGCTGGCGGGTCAGCTCGACGTGAACGACATGAACGACATGAACAACATGGACGACGTGCTGATCATCGACTGTGGCGCCGACTTCCGGTTGACCGAGGCCGCTGCCTGGGAGCATTTCTACGGCTCCCCGCATGCGGGCAGCTGGGACTACGGACTGCCGGAACTGTGGCTGCGGGACTGCGATCTTCCTGACGCCAAACAACGCGCGCAACTCCTCGCCGAACGTCGGATCGCCGTACCGGGCTGTTACCCGACAGCCTGTGCGTTGGCGCTCGCTCCCGTCTTCGTGACCCGTCTGGCGCAACCTCGGGATGTGGTGATTGTTGCTGCCAGCGGTACTTCTGGCGCCGGAAAGTCCGTAGCACCGCATCTACTGGGTTCACAGGTCATGGGCGCAATGAGCCCGTACGGCGTCGGCGGTGGGCACCGGCATACCCCCGAGATCGAGCAGAGTCTGTCGAACGCGGCGGGCGAGGCAGTCACGGTGTCGTTCACGCCCACGTTGGCGCCGATGCCCCGAGGCATCCTCGCGACCTGCACCGCGCCCCTTGCCGATGGCGCGACGGCCGCACAGGTGCGGGTGGCGTATCAGCGGGCCTATGACGATGAGCAGTTCGTCCAGCTACTACCCGAGGGCAGCTGGCCGAGCACCGGTGCGGTGCTGGGGTCCAACAACGTGCAGCTGCAGGTTGTGGTCGATGAGCGCGTCGGCCGGATCATTGCGGTCGCGGCCATCGACAACCTCACCAAAGGCACCGGGGGTGCGGCGGTGCAGTGCATGAACATCGCTCTTGGCCTCCCCGAGTCTGCTGGCCTGCCCACCGCCGGGGTCGCGCCATGA
- the argB gene encoding acetylglutamate kinase, protein MTLHSAINLRPPIDLAAAHEKAATLVDALPWLERFRDALVVIKYGGNAMVDNELKTAFAQDIAFLRYAGLRPVVVHGGGPQIQVMLDRLGLRSEFKAGLRVTTPEVMDVVRMVLTGQVSRELVGLINQHGSLAVGLSGEDGALFGARRRGAIVDGEEVDIGLVGDVVTVNPAAVRDLLAAGRIPVVSSVAPDLGAPGQVLNVNADTAASALAVALGAHKLVMLTDVEGIYADWPDRGSLLSSMSLQVAEDLLPTVDSGMLPKLEGCIRAIRGGVPQAHVIDGRRAHSLLLEVFTDEGIGTMMSVQEPG, encoded by the coding sequence ATGACCCTGCACTCTGCGATCAACCTGCGACCCCCGATCGACCTGGCGGCCGCGCACGAGAAGGCCGCCACCCTCGTTGATGCACTGCCGTGGCTGGAGCGCTTCCGCGATGCGCTCGTCGTCATCAAGTACGGCGGGAATGCGATGGTCGACAACGAGCTCAAGACGGCGTTCGCGCAGGACATCGCCTTTCTGCGGTACGCCGGGCTGCGACCCGTCGTCGTACACGGAGGGGGCCCACAGATCCAGGTCATGCTGGATCGCCTCGGCCTACGCAGCGAATTCAAAGCGGGTTTACGGGTAACCACCCCAGAGGTCATGGACGTCGTGCGGATGGTACTGACAGGTCAGGTTTCCCGGGAACTGGTCGGTCTGATCAACCAGCACGGCTCGTTGGCCGTCGGACTGTCCGGTGAGGACGGCGCACTCTTCGGAGCACGTCGTCGAGGCGCGATCGTGGACGGTGAAGAAGTCGATATCGGCCTGGTGGGTGACGTCGTGACGGTCAATCCGGCGGCAGTGCGCGACCTTCTCGCGGCCGGTCGGATACCCGTGGTGTCGTCGGTTGCTCCCGACCTCGGTGCGCCCGGTCAGGTTCTCAACGTCAACGCAGACACCGCGGCATCCGCGCTCGCGGTTGCGCTGGGGGCCCACAAGCTCGTGATGCTGACCGACGTCGAAGGCATCTACGCGGACTGGCCCGATCGGGGCAGCCTGCTCAGCTCGATGTCACTGCAGGTTGCGGAGGACCTGCTGCCCACCGTGGATTCCGGAATGCTCCCCAAACTCGAGGGCTGCATCCGGGCGATCCGCGGTGGGGTACCTCAAGCACACGTGATCGACGGGCGACGTGCACATTCGCTGTTGCTCGAAGTGTTCACCGACGAAGGAATCGGCACCATGATGTCTGTGCAGGAACCAGGATGA
- a CDS encoding DNA-3-methyladenine glycosylase: MSAAGRFEWGVGLPAVQMAPALLGASIEHSGVRVRIVEVEAYDGANDPGAHGFRGQTPRNQVMFGPPGHLYVYFTYGMHYCINVVCGETGRAAGVLLRAGEVVGGIDIARQRRGKSADRDLARGPARLAQAMAITDLSLNGVDLGPQDSPVQLSRSAALPASAISTGPRVGVSGPGGDGATYPWRFWVTGDPHVSLYRAAVVRRRRAEVATP; encoded by the coding sequence ATGTCCGCGGCGGGCCGATTCGAGTGGGGTGTGGGGTTGCCTGCGGTGCAGATGGCTCCGGCTCTGCTGGGTGCGAGCATCGAACACTCGGGCGTACGTGTGCGCATCGTGGAGGTCGAGGCGTACGACGGGGCCAATGATCCGGGTGCGCACGGTTTTCGGGGGCAGACACCGCGCAACCAGGTGATGTTCGGTCCGCCCGGGCATCTGTATGTGTATTTCACGTACGGGATGCACTACTGCATCAATGTGGTGTGCGGGGAAACCGGACGCGCGGCGGGGGTGTTACTGCGCGCCGGCGAGGTGGTCGGCGGCATCGACATCGCCAGGCAGCGTCGCGGGAAGTCGGCGGACCGCGACCTCGCTCGGGGTCCGGCCCGCCTTGCCCAGGCAATGGCCATTACCGACCTGAGTCTCAACGGGGTAGACCTCGGACCCCAGGACTCACCGGTCCAACTGAGCAGATCGGCTGCCTTGCCTGCCTCGGCGATCAGCACCGGGCCCCGCGTCGGTGTCAGCGGTCCCGGTGGTGATGGCGCGACCTACCCGTGGCGGTTCTGGGTGACCGGTGATCCGCATGTGTCGCTGTACCGCGCGGCAGTTGTCCGCCGCCGCCGGGCTGAGGTGGCCACTCCGTGA
- the tyrS gene encoding tyrosine--tRNA ligase — MADIFEELQWRGMVAQTTNEVALNEALSGPPLTVYCGFDPTAPSLHFGNLVQLVLLRRLQQAGHRVLCLVGGSTGLIGDPRPSAERVLKTTEQTAEWVQKIQRQVRPFLNFEGENPAQIVNNLDWTQGISALDFLRDIGKHFRVNTMIKKDAVAARLNSEHGISYTEFSYQVLQGLDYLHLFREFGCTLQTGAVDQWGNILAGADLIHSCEGTSVHVLTTPLLTDAQGRKYGKSEGNAIWLDADMFSPWAFYQFWLNVDDAEVISLVKVFSDLDRTQITELERQVRDEPFRRAAQRSLAAEVTTLVHGADATSSVQRASEALFGKGDLVQLDERTLRDATAELAGADVPPGTSVVDALVITGVVESRNAARRLIAEGGISLNNVKVSDAEATVQAQDYLHDHVVLIKRGKRHLVAARRAEKP; from the coding sequence GTGGCTGACATTTTCGAGGAGCTGCAATGGCGCGGCATGGTCGCCCAGACAACCAACGAGGTCGCTCTCAATGAGGCGCTCAGCGGACCGCCATTGACGGTGTACTGCGGCTTCGACCCCACCGCACCTTCCCTGCACTTCGGAAATCTTGTGCAGCTGGTGCTGCTGCGTCGTCTGCAGCAGGCCGGCCATCGGGTGCTGTGCTTGGTGGGCGGATCGACGGGCCTGATCGGTGACCCGCGACCCTCGGCGGAGCGGGTACTGAAAACCACCGAGCAGACCGCCGAGTGGGTCCAGAAGATCCAGCGCCAGGTCCGCCCCTTCCTGAATTTCGAGGGCGAGAACCCCGCACAGATCGTCAACAACCTGGACTGGACGCAGGGGATTTCCGCGCTGGACTTCCTGCGGGACATCGGTAAGCACTTCCGGGTCAACACAATGATCAAGAAGGATGCCGTCGCGGCCCGGCTCAACAGCGAGCATGGGATCAGCTACACCGAGTTCAGTTACCAGGTGCTGCAGGGCCTGGACTACCTGCACCTGTTCCGCGAGTTCGGCTGCACCCTGCAGACCGGTGCGGTCGACCAGTGGGGAAACATTCTCGCCGGGGCTGACCTGATCCACTCGTGCGAGGGCACGTCGGTGCACGTGCTGACCACCCCCCTGCTGACGGATGCGCAGGGGCGCAAGTACGGCAAATCTGAGGGCAATGCCATCTGGTTGGACGCCGACATGTTCAGCCCGTGGGCCTTCTACCAGTTCTGGCTCAATGTCGATGACGCCGAGGTGATCAGCCTGGTCAAGGTGTTCAGCGACCTCGATCGCACCCAGATCACCGAACTGGAACGCCAGGTTCGCGATGAACCGTTCCGGCGGGCAGCACAGCGGTCCCTCGCCGCTGAGGTGACGACCCTGGTACATGGGGCCGACGCGACGTCGTCGGTGCAACGGGCATCGGAGGCGCTGTTCGGCAAGGGAGATCTCGTCCAGCTGGACGAGCGCACCCTGCGGGATGCCACTGCCGAACTAGCCGGCGCCGACGTGCCCCCCGGTACCTCGGTCGTCGACGCGTTGGTCATCACTGGGGTGGTCGAGAGTCGGAATGCGGCACGTCGGCTCATCGCCGAAGGCGGGATTTCGCTGAACAACGTCAAGGTCAGCGACGCCGAGGCAACCGTGCAGGCCCAGGACTACCTGCATGACCACGTGGTGCTCATCAAGCGGGGCAAGCGGCACCTCGTGGCCGCCCGACGTGCCGAAAAGCCCTGA
- the argH gene encoding argininosuccinate lyase yields the protein MNQEEQSAPVSLWGGRFSGGPSDALAALSKSTHFDWRLALYDIRGSKAHAQVLHAAGLLSDAHLSEMLSALTLLASDVESGRFIPAEEDEDVHTALERGLIDRAGADVGGRLRAGRSRNDQVASLFRMYLRDHARIVSGLLLDVVDALTAQSTRMFGVAMPGRTHLQHAQPVLVSHHLLAHAWALLRDVDRFRDWDARTDVSPYGAGALAGSSLGLDPEAVAKDLGFSTSVDNSIDGTASRDFVAEFGFVAAMAAVDISRFAEEVIMWATKEFSFITLDDSYSTGSSIMPQKKNPDVAELARGKAGRLIGDLAGLMTTLKALPLAYNRDLQEDKEPVFDAVDTLEVLLPAFAGMTDTLVFHRERLQSLAPQGFALATDIAEWLVRQNVPFRVAHEVAGACVRFCELRGIELWDLTDEQLQQIHPQLTPDVRTVLSVEGSLASRDARGGTAPVRVREQLTTVIHRRDQLRDWVDQPVGTQREA from the coding sequence ATGAACCAGGAAGAACAGTCCGCACCCGTGAGCCTGTGGGGCGGCCGGTTCTCCGGCGGGCCATCGGATGCCTTGGCGGCCTTGTCCAAGTCCACCCACTTCGACTGGCGGCTGGCGCTGTACGACATCCGTGGATCAAAAGCTCACGCGCAGGTGCTGCACGCGGCGGGGTTGCTCTCCGATGCACATCTGAGTGAAATGCTGTCAGCGTTGACGTTACTGGCCAGCGATGTGGAAAGCGGTCGCTTCATCCCTGCCGAGGAGGACGAGGACGTCCATACGGCGCTGGAGCGCGGGCTGATCGACCGGGCCGGTGCAGATGTCGGCGGCAGGCTGCGCGCCGGACGTTCCCGCAACGATCAGGTGGCAAGCTTGTTCCGGATGTACCTGCGCGACCACGCGCGGATCGTCTCCGGCCTGCTGTTGGATGTCGTCGATGCGCTGACCGCTCAGTCCACCCGGATGTTCGGCGTCGCGATGCCGGGTCGCACGCACCTGCAGCATGCGCAACCGGTCCTCGTCTCCCACCATCTGCTCGCGCATGCGTGGGCACTGCTACGAGACGTCGACCGATTCCGTGACTGGGATGCCCGGACCGATGTTTCGCCTTACGGCGCCGGGGCCCTCGCAGGTTCCTCGCTCGGGCTCGACCCCGAGGCGGTAGCGAAGGATCTCGGTTTCTCGACGTCGGTGGACAACTCCATCGACGGCACCGCAAGCCGCGACTTCGTGGCCGAGTTCGGATTCGTGGCTGCGATGGCGGCGGTGGACATCTCGCGATTTGCCGAAGAAGTGATCATGTGGGCGACGAAGGAATTCTCGTTCATCACGCTGGACGATTCATACTCCACCGGTTCCAGCATCATGCCGCAAAAGAAGAACCCCGATGTCGCCGAGCTCGCGCGGGGCAAGGCAGGTCGCCTCATCGGTGACCTGGCCGGGCTGATGACCACGCTGAAAGCGCTTCCGCTGGCCTACAACAGGGACCTGCAAGAAGACAAGGAGCCGGTGTTCGATGCTGTCGACACCCTCGAGGTACTGCTCCCGGCCTTCGCCGGCATGACGGACACCCTGGTGTTCCACAGGGAGCGCCTGCAGTCACTGGCGCCGCAGGGATTTGCCCTCGCAACAGATATCGCGGAGTGGCTGGTGCGCCAGAACGTGCCGTTCCGGGTTGCGCATGAGGTCGCTGGTGCCTGTGTGCGCTTCTGCGAGCTTCGCGGGATCGAGCTGTGGGATCTTACCGATGAGCAGCTGCAGCAGATCCATCCCCAGTTGACCCCGGACGTACGAACGGTGCTGTCCGTGGAGGGTTCACTGGCATCGCGGGATGCTCGCGGGGGGACGGCTCCGGTCCGGGTACGGGAGCAGCTGACAACGGTCATCCATCGACGTGATCAACTGCGGGACTGGGTCGACCAACCCGTTGGCACGCAGCGCGAGGCGTGA
- the argF gene encoding ornithine carbamoyltransferase → MTRHFLRDDDLTPAEQAAVLHDAGEQKRNRDRSRAVGGPGIALIFDKPTLRTQLSFTIAAHELGGYPVLVDGPMAGIGTRESIADCAKVLGRQVGAIVWRTTDQSRVQEMAAHAGVPVVNALTDQFHPCQILADLLTIGEHRGTLAGQVAAYVGDAANNMAHSYLLGFATAGLHLRIGGPNIADLDGDVVRRARNIAATTGGSVTLTDDPVSAVHGAGIVITDTWVSMGQEDESATRKGASSPFAPFAVTAQLMAQAAPRALVMHCLPAYRGYEISAEMLDGPQSVVFDQAENRLHVQKAVLAFLMKQR, encoded by the coding sequence ATGACACGGCACTTCCTGCGGGACGATGACCTGACCCCCGCCGAGCAAGCTGCGGTACTGCATGATGCGGGCGAGCAGAAGCGCAACCGGGACCGCAGTCGCGCCGTCGGTGGGCCCGGGATCGCCCTGATATTCGACAAGCCGACGCTACGCACGCAACTGTCCTTCACCATCGCAGCGCATGAGTTGGGCGGCTATCCGGTGCTGGTCGATGGACCGATGGCCGGGATCGGCACGCGCGAGTCGATCGCGGACTGCGCCAAGGTGCTCGGCCGGCAGGTAGGTGCCATCGTCTGGCGGACGACCGACCAGTCGCGGGTGCAGGAGATGGCAGCGCATGCCGGGGTGCCGGTCGTCAACGCGCTCACCGACCAGTTCCATCCCTGCCAGATTCTGGCCGATCTGCTGACGATCGGTGAGCACCGCGGAACGCTTGCTGGTCAGGTGGCGGCCTACGTCGGAGACGCGGCCAACAACATGGCACATTCCTACCTTCTCGGATTTGCCACGGCAGGCCTCCACCTACGTATCGGCGGCCCGAATATCGCCGATCTCGACGGCGATGTCGTCCGTCGCGCGCGCAACATCGCGGCAACGACAGGTGGCTCCGTCACCCTTACCGATGATCCGGTAAGCGCAGTGCACGGTGCGGGGATCGTCATCACAGATACCTGGGTCTCGATGGGCCAGGAGGATGAAAGCGCTACCCGTAAGGGTGCCAGCTCGCCCTTTGCCCCGTTCGCAGTCACCGCGCAACTGATGGCGCAGGCGGCCCCCAGGGCGTTGGTCATGCACTGCCTACCGGCGTACCGCGGCTATGAGATCAGCGCCGAGATGCTCGACGGACCGCAGTCGGTCGTGTTCGATCAAGCCGAAAACCGGTTGCACGTCCAGAAGGCCGTGCTTGCCTTCTTGATGAAGCAGCGATGA